CGCATACTCATGCATGTGCCTGGAATGGAAATAATACTCCAATTGACTGGTGTGGGCCAACAGCAATGCCCGCTGTCATAACAAATGAAGGACTGACTTGTACGAGCAATGTTTTACCAGCTTCAGGTACAATCATGAGCTATTGCCACTTAATGTCCGGAATAGGAATCAATTTTAGCAATGGTTTTGGAGATCAGCCTGCTGCTCTGATTAGAAACACCATCGATTCCAAACCTTGCCTTGGTACCAATTGTACACTATCATGTATTCCTAGTATTTCATCTATTGTGGCAACTTCTACCACACAGAATTCTGCCAATATATTAATTAATGATGCCATATCCTCTTTCTGGAAGTATAAAATTACCACAGTAGGCGGTTCAGGGGTGACTACAGGGAATACAAACTCCGCAAACTTTAATGTGGCCAATCTCCAGCCTGCAACCTATTATAAAATAGAAGCGGTAGGCCCTTGTACCAATGAATCGTATTATCAAAAAAGCGCATTATTTCTGACTGATGGAAACTGGTGTGAAGGTATTGCTTTTACTGACACAGGAGGTTTAGCAACAAACTATGGGAACAATGAGGAAATCGTAAAAACATTCTATTCCACATCAGGTTCATCAATGACTTTAGCATTTTCTGAATTCAGTACAGAACAAGATTATGATTTTATGTATGTTTATGACGGATCTTCTACTTCTTCACCTTTATTTTCTAATGGAAATAAGCTGTCAGGAAATGCAATTCCAGGCCCTTTTACTTCTACAAATCCTTCAGGAGCAATTACTATAAAATTTGTATCAGATCAGGAAGAAAACAGTAATGGATGGAAAGCGAAGTTCTCCTGCGCTGTACTGGGAGTAGAAGATGTGAATGTGAAAGATAATGCAATCAGTATATATCCGAATCCTGCTAAAAATATAATAACCATATCCTCTAAAGAAGGGTTGAGGGCATATAAAATATATGATGAATCCGGAAGACTGGTGAATTCAGCTTCTTCTTTAACAGGAAATAAACAAGAAGTAAATCTTTCGTCCATTCAGACAGGAAACTATGTAATAACGATCGAAACAGATAAGCAATCAGTCAGTAAAAAACTGATCAAATACTAATTTTAAAATAAATATTAATAAAAAGCCTGAGGATATCAGGCTTTTTTCTTATTTTTAATGGGGAAACCGGATAAGAAATATAAATAGCTGATAATTCGGTCTAAGTTTTGCTTATATTCAGCGGAATAATTTTTAACTTTGCAAAAAGATTTATTGTCAATATGACCAACCCTTTATTTTATGCAAAAATAATCCTGTTTGGAGAATATGGAATGATTGAAGATTCCCAAGGGCTTGTAGTACCTTACAGCTTCTATAAAGGAACCTTAAAGTTTTCAGATCTGGCTTCAGAATTTGAGCTTACTTCAAACAGACATCTGCAGAAATATTCAGACTTTCTTACAAAGCTTGATCTTTCTGATGATTTTACATTGGATATTGAAAGCTTCAAAAAAGATATTGCAAACGGCCTTTTCTTTGATTCCAATATTCCTCAGGGATATGGAGTAGGAAGCTCAGGAGCCTTGGTGGCTGCTATTTTTGAAAAATATTCGGTGAGTAAACTGAATCCTGAGAATATCTCTAAGGAAAATCTTAAAAAATTAAAAGCTGTTTTTGGTGAAATGGAAAGTTATTTCCATGGGAAAAGTTCAGGAATGGATCCTTTGATCTGCTACATGAACCTGCCTATTCTTATCGAAAATAAAGAAAATCTGGACAGAGTATCTATTCCTGATGGAGAAGAAGGAAAAGGAGCTATTTTCCTGATCGATTCCGGAATTACAGGCGAAACAGGACCTATGATTCAGATCTTCTTTGAAAAAATGAAGACAGAAGGGTTCCGTAAAACACTGAAAGAGGAGTTTATCCGTTATAATAATGCATGTATCGAAGCGTTCCTTAAAAAAGATATGAACCCTTTCTTTAGAAATCTTAAAAAGCTTTCTAACTGGGCTTATGAACACTTCCGTCCAATGATTCCTGAAAGTATTTTTAATATCTGGAAAAAAGGACTGGATTCCAATGCGTATTACTTAAAACTTTGCGGAAGCGGCGGCGGCGGCTATATTTTAGGCTTTACTCAAGACTATGAAAAAGCAGAGAAAATGCTTGATGGCTTCCAAAAAGAGGTGATTTACCGATTTTAAACAGGTTGGAATGAATTCTGAAAAAGAAACTTTCCAATCCAAAAATTATATCTCAAAATCTCTATATTACAGATTTTCACAATTCGTGGGCTTTTTGCTCGGAGCACGTTTTTTTGTAGCGGCTCTTTTAACATTTGCCCTGTACGTTTCAACCTTTTTCCTGTTTAATCAGGAAGAATCTTTCAGAAACTTTGTCTTTGATTTTAAAGTCCATGGCATTATTTTCTGTACCGTTCTGACCATTCTAGCAGGGGGAATTATCAACCAGTTCTACGATCTGGAAAAAGATCATATTGTAAAACCTTTCAGAACCAGAATCCAAAGTTTTATCAAACAGAAGTATTTTTTATATGCTTATCTTGGATTAAGCCTAATTTCCTTAGGAGTGGCCTGGATGATTTCCCATAATGTTTTCATTTTTTTTGTGGTTTACCAGTTTTTTATGTGGTTTTATAGCCACAAATTGAGCCGGATATTAATCTTGAACAATCTCACATTTGTAAGTCTTACCTTATATCCTTTCTTTGGAATGATGGTCTATTATGAAACCTTTTCTAAGAAAGTTTTTCTGATGGCTGTTTTTCTTTTTCTAATCCTTTTATGCATTGATATTGTAAAAGATACCCTGACCAGAAGCGTGGATAAAACATTTGGATATATTACCATTCCCAACTATTTTAAAAGCAGGAATACAAAGATCATTCTTATATCTTTACTTTTTATAACGATGGGAGTCTCCATGAAAATTATTACCAAAACCGGAGTTTCCGGATTTATGGCGTATTACTTTGCGGGAGGACTATTTGTGATGATTCTGTGTATTTATCTTTTTTTAAATTCCACCAGAAAGAGTAACTTTCTCACATTGAATATATTACGTTTGTGGGTTTTTGTAGGAATTATCGCAATGCTTCTAAACGGAATTGAACATAAATTATAATAAAAATTCTTTAAATAAACTAAGGTTATTATTACCTTTGCGTAACTAAATTTAATAAATAGGAATGCCCATTTTTAATGATACTAAAGTTGCATTTGCAGATAAGACAGATGCACAGTTGAGAAAGGCTTACTGGATGTTTAAAATGATTGAACAGCCCGCTCTTACCAGCCTTGGAACATCCGTTCTTAATTTTACAGTACACAACAACTTTCCATTCGTTACCGGGATTGTAAAAAGCACTTTGTTTGCACAATTCTGTGGTGGAGAAACTCGTGAGGAAAGTATGAAGGTTGTAAAACAGCTTTTCAAAAGAGGAGTTGGAAGTATTTTCGACTATTCTATTGAAGGAAAAGAAGATGAAGCAACTTTTGATGCAGTATGTAAGGAGATCAAAGATATCGTAAGATTTTCAGTAGGAAATCCGGCGATTCCTTTTATCGTATTCAAACCTACAGCATTTGGAAGGATCGATTTGTATGAAGCTGTTGGAAAAGGGGCAGAGCTTACTACCAGCCAGAAAGAAGAATGGGCGAGAGTTGTAAGAAGATTTGATGAGGTATGTGCTCTTTGTCATGAAAATGATAAAAAAGTAATGGTAGATGCAGAAGAAACCTGGATGCAGGATTCAGCAGATCAGCTTTGTGAGGAGATGATGGAGAAGTATAACCAAGAAAAGCCTATCGTTTGGAACACGATCCAGATGTACAGAACAGGAAGATTGGAATATATGGAAGCAAACCTTCAGAGAGCAAGAGAAAAGAACTATTTCATCGGTTATAAGATTGTTCGTGGAGCTTATATGGAGAAGGAAAGAGCGAGAGCAGCCGAGAAGGGATATGCAGATCCGATTCAGCCTAACAAAGAAGCTTCAGATAAGAACTATAATGCAGGAATCGATTTTGTGATGAATCATCTGGATAAAGTATCTGCATTCTTTGGAACTCATAACGAAATTTCTTCTGAATTGATTATGGATAAAATGAAATCCAAGTCTTTAGAAAATGGGAATCCACACGTTTATTTTGGACAGCTTTACGGAATGAGTGATAATATCACTTTCTATTTGTCTGATAAAGGATATAATGTGGCTAAATATCTTCCATACGGCCCCGTGAAGGATGTTGTACCTTATCTTACGAGAAGAGCTCAGGAAAATACCTCTGTAGCCGGACAAACCGGAAGAGAGCTTGGGCTGATTAAGAAAGAGTTGGAAAGAAGGAAAAAATAATAATTGTTATTATTAAAATAAGACAAGACCCGCAAAATTTGCGGGTCTTTTTATTTGAGTTATTTTAATGGAATTCCTGTATTTATTATAAATTTTATAATTCTAATAAAATATTTACTTTTAGTAATTATAAATTAATTAGTCTATAATATTAATTATTTGTTAAAATAATTAAATTTTTATTGTTGATTTTGTTTTTAATTTATATATTTGATTTAACTATAAAAAACTAATACATGAAAAACTTTTCCTCTGCCACGCTTCTCCTATAATATGACAGAATCTTCCACCACCGGAAGAGCCTAACCTTAAATAGATCCATTAAAATTATCTCGATGTATATCATCAGTGAACATAAAAAGGAAGCTGCATCTCAAGAATTACCTTACAAAATTTAAAAACAAATAAAGCAAATAGCTTTAGTTTTCTTCTTCAAATATTTTTTAGCCTGACCATTTTCCTTGGTCAGGTTTTTTATGGATAGACCTATTTTCGATGATAAAAAGGTAGCGAAATTAGTATATATTTTTTCGCAGATCGAGCAGAAACCATGGATTAAAAATCTGTATAATTTGCGAAATCAGCAAGAGAAAATCAGTCCAAATCTGCAGAATATTTCATCAAATAATAAGGTAATGAAGCCGTATAATTATGCCAAACAGTTGGAAAAACTCAACGAGATTAGTATATATTTTCTCGCAGATTGAGCAGAAAACGTGGGTTAAAAATCTGCATAATTTGCGAAATCATTGAGAGAAAATTAGCCCAGTTCTAAAGAATATTTCATCAAATAAATAAGGTAATGAAGCCGTATAATTATACCAAATATTTGGAAAAAATCAAGGAGATTAATATTAATTTTCTCGCAGATTGAGCAGATAACGCAGATTTAAAATCTACATAATTTATGAAATTAGTGAGAGAATATCGATTGCCTAAAAGCTAAGGCTCAAAACTTTCGAATTTTCCGTTTTCGTAAAACAAAACAATACGTTGTATTTTATTGGTTTGATTTCCAATAACTTGACTTAGTATTTCTTCAGGTGTCTTTTCTAATCGCTGAGAATCCGATATTTTTTCCGGGGCTTTATCTTTGGCTGATATAACCGATTCTCCAAGAGCATTCAGAGGCTGGTCTGTTTCATCTTCATCCACTCCAAATTCGTCATCGTTATTCATCATGGTAAAAAGATCGGGTAGAGGCGTTGTTCTTACCGGATCTTCTTCTACTTGTTCCTCTGAAATTGCTGTTTCCGGTAATTTAGGTTTTAGCATTTCACCCTCACCTGTAACTAGCCAGTCCCAAAGAAGTTCAGGAAAGCGGGATTTTATTTTTATGATAAACTCTAATGACGGTTTATTTCTTCCGGATGTAATATGCGAAATTGAAGAACGCTGCACATCGATCTCATCTGCAAATTCAGATGGAGTAAGTTGGGAGTACTCTATAACTTTTGAAATTCTTTCGTTTAAACTCATAAAAATAAGCCTTTAATTATGTTACAAATGTAACTTATATAATTTACAAAAGCAAAATACAAATGTAAACAATTTGAAAATTTATCGATATACAATTGTAACATAACTATAAGTATTTATTAAATAGATGATTATGGTTAAATTACAAATGTACTTTATTATTGTAATCATTAAATATAAGCTCTATTAATCCTTCAATTCCAGTGCTCTATTTCTATTAAATGACTTAATTGGATTATAAATGTAAATTTCACCCTTTATAGGTCTTTTTTTGATGCTCTGTTCTTAGTTATCTACTATCTACAATATTAATCTTTTATTGATATAAAAAATAGATCACTAAACGGCTAAGGTTATCAATATAAGCTACTTAAAAAGTTTTTTAAAAGATATACAACCGTAAATTACTCTTGTAAACTACTCCTTATTCTCATTTTACAGCTAAATTTCTCTTAAAATGAGGAATAATTTTTAGCTAAGGTTCGAGATTCTTTCAAAGCTTCAATTTATATTATTTTCAACCTGATTTTATTAGTTTTCTGACTTTTTACATTTGTATAGTAGTATAATTAGCTTCATTTTACATCATTTTTCTGTTTGAAAAAATAACTCATATTTGGCTTAAAATGGAAGTTTAACCACTTAAAGTATTCTTATAAATACCATTTAGATAAATGATATAACTAATTGAATACAAGTAATTTAAATAATTAGTATTAAATTATTCGCAATCCACATTTTTATCAACAGACAATTTGTCAATACATACTGTTTAAAAATGTTACCGATGTTAATACTCTAATAATGACTAAAATTCTAAAATTAACTTTTGTGAAATTTATTTTGTTTACAAAAATTACTTTAATTTTTACTGAATTCATAACGTTTACAAATGTTAATAACTCTTGTATGACTTAAAATGGCTAAATTTGGTTCCAGTAAATTATTTTCCAGCAATGAACTTTGAACAGATTTATTCTCCTAACCCCGATTTCTCTAATCGCTATATTTCCCCTGAAAAATTATTTTCTTATCTACAGGCAAATCTCAGCGATTATATTCAAGTGATTGGAACATCCTATTTAGAGAAACCTATTTATCAATTAAGCATCGGAACCGGAGACATTCAGGTATTAGCCTGGTCACAAATGCACGGTAATGAATCCAATGCTACACATGCGATGCTTGACCTTTTGACAAGTCTTGATAAAGCTCCTGAAATGAGGGATGATCTATTCACTAAAATTAAACTAGACTTTATCTTTATGCTCAACCCTGACGGATCTGAAAAATGGACAAGGCTTAATGCCGTTGATATTGATCTTAACCGGGATTTTCATAATGAAGCCAGTAAGGAGATCAGGTTTCTGAAAAATGCAGCAGAATCCAAGAAGTATGATTATGCGTTAAACCTTCATGAGCAGAGAACCATTTTTACCACTGATGGTATTCATCCGGCTACTCTTTCTTTTTTGGCTCCTTCTGAAAATATAGAACGTACCGTAACTGAAAACAGAAAAAAATGTATGGCAGTTATCGGAAGTGTTTATAGCCATTTAAAAGAAATGATCCCTAATCAGATTGGGAGATATTCTGATGAATTTTATCCGACTTCTACAGGTGATAATTTTATAAAAGCAGGAATGCCTACTATATTATTTGAAGGGGGACATTTTGTAGATGACTATACAAGAAAAGGAACCCGAAAATATTATACGATTGCATTATATTATGCATTGAAAGCAATCAGTGAATTGAACTCAGATACTACAGGATGGGAAACTTATCTTGACATCCCGGAGAATAAGGAAACCCACTATGATATTATCTATAGAAATGTAAGATTGAATACAGAACACGAATGTATTTTAGATATTGCCGTGCAGTATAGAGAAATGAAAGAAGAGGAAAAAGATGACATTTCTTTTGTTCCTTTTGTAATGGAAGCGGGAGATGTAAAAAAGAGGAAAGGTTGGTTGGAAATAGATTGTACAGGAAAGAAGTTTATTTCTGCTAATAAATATCCAAAGTTGGATTCAGTAGTAGATTTTACGATAGAAGATTAACAATTTCGGCAGCCCAACGGGCTGCCGAAATTGTTTTATATATATTTCTATATTAGAAAATGCAGATCCTAATATAGGAATAAAACCAGGGCTTAAATTCTTGTAAATGGTAAAAGACAGATTATCTTTTTCTTAATTTCTAAAATTTATGTAATCTGCAAAATCTGTGTAAGATTCTACTATTTTCTTCAATTGGAGGAAGCGTTTAGTTTACTACTTTAATTCCGCTTGCCAGAAACCTGATTTCTTCCTTAGGCTGTGTAATGGCATCAATTTCAGATTGGGGTTTCTTTGCATCTTCAGCATAATGTTTTTGCTCATCTACAGAAATTACTTTTCTTTCAGCATTCCCTTCCAGAACTACATTTTTACCCTTTAAAGCGGTTGGAACGAAGAAGGCATAATCTTTCATTTTTACAAAAAACTGTGAATTGTCTTCAGTTTGAATAGTCAGCCAGCAACCTTTTTTCTCACATACATCGGTTACTTTTCCTTTAATAGCTACGTTTTCCAGCTTTTTATTTTCCTTTTTAAGCTTTTTACCCAGTTTGTCTACTGTAATGGCTTTAGATTCTGTATTGGCAGCAACTCCGGCTCCGTATATATCACCTAACAGAGCATTTCCTGCTGGTGGTGAAAATTTCTTTTGTGATGTTTCCTGAGCAAAAGCCAGCGTAGAAGCACTTACAGCTACTGCGAATAATATAGCTTTAAATTTCATGTTTAATATTTTTTTCAAAAATACTAATTAATATTGAATCATAAATCGATAAAAATTAATAATAAACAGGTACTTATGTAAAATTTTAATAAAATTCAAAATGAAAGGCAGATTTGTTTATATTTGACGCCTATACTTGACTATGCATAAAAAACTGAAACTGTGGGATGCCATTATGCTTGTAATGGGGTCTATGATCGGAAGTGGGATCTTTATTGTAAGCGCTGATATGATGCGTAATCTAGGCTCCGGCTACTGGCTGATAGTAGTCTGGGTTATAACAGGAATAATGACTGTGGCCGCAGCAATAAGCTATGGCGAACTATCTGCTCTGTTTCCAAAGGCTGGTGGCCAATATACATATCTGAAAGAAATCTTCGGGAGAAGGATGGGGTTTTTGTACGGTTGGGGATTGTTTACTGTGATACAAACCGGAACAATTGCAGCTGTGGCAATGGCTTTTGGTAAATTTACGGCATACCTTGTACCCTCACTTAATGATGCTGCACCTATTATCCAAAGTGGGGAATTTAAGATTACATGGATACAAATTTTAGCAATTGCAGTTATTCTTTTGCTTACCTATATCAATACAAGAGGAGTAGAAAGTGGCAAATTTTTACAGAATATATTTACAGGATCTAAAATCATAGCTTTAATAGGGCTGATTGCCGTAGGATTTATTTTGGTAGATTTCTCCCATTTATCTGAAAATTTTAGTCTTGGAATGGATTCTTTTAATAATCTGAAAAAAGATCTGAGTGGAAATTTTCTTAAAGAAGGCTGGGAGCCTATTGGCGGAATGACCTTAATGGGCGGAATTGCTGCAGCGATGGTAGGCTCCGTTTTCAGTTCTGTAGCTTGGGAAAGTGTGACTTTTGTTTCCGGAGAGATTGAAAATCCAAAAAGAAATGTAGTAAAATCAATGATTTATGGAACTTCTGCCGTAATGATTTTATACATAGCCGTTAATTTTGTGTATTTAAACGCGTTAGATAGAGATAGTATTGCTTTTGCCACTAATGATAGGGTTGCAGTAGCTGCATCACAGAATATTTTTGGAAGTGCAGGAACAATTATCATTGCTTTGTTGGTGATGATTTCGACTTTTGGATGTGACAACGGATTAATATTAGCTGGAGCAAGAGTGTTTCAAACGATGGCAAAAGACAAAATGTTTTTTACATCTGCAGAAAAGAATAATAAAAATGAAGTGCCGGAGAATGCATTGTGGATGCAGGGAGTCTGGGCATCTTTATTATGTCTGAGCGGACAGTATGGAAACCTGTTGGATATGATTTCATTCGTAATTGTTCTGTTCTATATGATTACGGTTTCGGAGTTATTTATTTAAGAATTAAAGAACCTGGCCTGGAAAGACCTTATAAAACCTGGTTGTATCCCGTGACACCAATTATATACCTTATTATAGGAACTGTTTTCTGTATCTTATTATTAATATACAAACAACAATACACATGGCCGGGATTTTTACTGGTACTATTGGGACTTCCGGTGTACTATTTTATTAACCGGAAAAAAGCAGATCAATAGATTTATATTATAGATAATAGTTTCAGGGCTTTCAATTCAGTTTGAAGGCCCTAACTTTTGAATAATATTTTAATTTATTATGACAATTATTTAGTGAAAATGTGTATTTTGGTATTTCGTTTTTAAGTAAACGGAACCATGAAGTAAAAAACAAGAAGTAATGGATACACCAAATTACAGAATGCCCTTTGTACCGTCTACATTAATGACAGAAGGGGGAAGTATCGAT
This is a stretch of genomic DNA from Chryseobacterium tructae. It encodes these proteins:
- a CDS encoding proline dehydrogenase family protein, whose protein sequence is MPIFNDTKVAFADKTDAQLRKAYWMFKMIEQPALTSLGTSVLNFTVHNNFPFVTGIVKSTLFAQFCGGETREESMKVVKQLFKRGVGSIFDYSIEGKEDEATFDAVCKEIKDIVRFSVGNPAIPFIVFKPTAFGRIDLYEAVGKGAELTTSQKEEWARVVRRFDEVCALCHENDKKVMVDAEETWMQDSADQLCEEMMEKYNQEKPIVWNTIQMYRTGRLEYMEANLQRAREKNYFIGYKIVRGAYMEKERARAAEKGYADPIQPNKEASDKNYNAGIDFVMNHLDKVSAFFGTHNEISSELIMDKMKSKSLENGNPHVYFGQLYGMSDNITFYLSDKGYNVAKYLPYGPVKDVVPYLTRRAQENTSVAGQTGRELGLIKKELERRKK
- a CDS encoding T9SS type A sorting domain-containing protein, producing MKRILLLCFLQCFVFCFSQKLKPIAQKIAQYHTENIEARKYDLFEVNQASDKLSEYRRAATDITVISLKSAELKKLINEKPEFIEISFPFDGGQQITVEMYKNEIFTNSFKVVTNKGKTVNYTPGVYYQGIVKGNSSSVVAFSFFENDVVGVASTPKQGNIVLGKAKNTNDFVSYSDSKLTGTNPFICGIDEIKENQEQKISYDPNLIKKKALTQNCVRIYYEVCYKPYQNNGFNTTTVTNWLTAIHNNIATLYTNDDIRTALNEIYIWTTPDPYTGTPNNNLSKFSANRQVFNGDLAHLINTPSTTSVAYLNSLCKTYAHAYSGINQTYNNVPVYSWTIQAMTHEMGHSLGSPHTHACAWNGNNTPIDWCGPTAMPAVITNEGLTCTSNVLPASGTIMSYCHLMSGIGINFSNGFGDQPAALIRNTIDSKPCLGTNCTLSCIPSISSIVATSTTQNSANILINDAISSFWKYKITTVGGSGVTTGNTNSANFNVANLQPATYYKIEAVGPCTNESYYQKSALFLTDGNWCEGIAFTDTGGLATNYGNNEEIVKTFYSTSGSSMTLAFSEFSTEQDYDFMYVYDGSSTSSPLFSNGNKLSGNAIPGPFTSTNPSGAITIKFVSDQEENSNGWKAKFSCAVLGVEDVNVKDNAISIYPNPAKNIITISSKEGLRAYKIYDESGRLVNSASSLTGNKQEVNLSSIQTGNYVITIETDKQSVSKKLIKY
- a CDS encoding M14 family zinc carboxypeptidase, which produces MNFEQIYSPNPDFSNRYISPEKLFSYLQANLSDYIQVIGTSYLEKPIYQLSIGTGDIQVLAWSQMHGNESNATHAMLDLLTSLDKAPEMRDDLFTKIKLDFIFMLNPDGSEKWTRLNAVDIDLNRDFHNEASKEIRFLKNAAESKKYDYALNLHEQRTIFTTDGIHPATLSFLAPSENIERTVTENRKKCMAVIGSVYSHLKEMIPNQIGRYSDEFYPTSTGDNFIKAGMPTILFEGGHFVDDYTRKGTRKYYTIALYYALKAISELNSDTTGWETYLDIPENKETHYDIIYRNVRLNTEHECILDIAVQYREMKEEEKDDISFVPFVMEAGDVKKRKGWLEIDCTGKKFISANKYPKLDSVVDFTIED
- a CDS encoding helix-turn-helix domain-containing protein, giving the protein MSLNERISKVIEYSQLTPSEFADEIDVQRSSISHITSGRNKPSLEFIIKIKSRFPELLWDWLVTGEGEMLKPKLPETAISEEQVEEDPVRTTPLPDLFTMMNNDDEFGVDEDETDQPLNALGESVISAKDKAPEKISDSQRLEKTPEEILSQVIGNQTNKIQRIVLFYENGKFESFEP
- a CDS encoding mevalonate kinase family protein, which translates into the protein MTNPLFYAKIILFGEYGMIEDSQGLVVPYSFYKGTLKFSDLASEFELTSNRHLQKYSDFLTKLDLSDDFTLDIESFKKDIANGLFFDSNIPQGYGVGSSGALVAAIFEKYSVSKLNPENISKENLKKLKAVFGEMESYFHGKSSGMDPLICYMNLPILIENKENLDRVSIPDGEEGKGAIFLIDSGITGETGPMIQIFFEKMKTEGFRKTLKEEFIRYNNACIEAFLKKDMNPFFRNLKKLSNWAYEHFRPMIPESIFNIWKKGLDSNAYYLKLCGSGGGGYILGFTQDYEKAEKMLDGFQKEVIYRF
- a CDS encoding UbiA family prenyltransferase, yielding MNSEKETFQSKNYISKSLYYRFSQFVGFLLGARFFVAALLTFALYVSTFFLFNQEESFRNFVFDFKVHGIIFCTVLTILAGGIINQFYDLEKDHIVKPFRTRIQSFIKQKYFLYAYLGLSLISLGVAWMISHNVFIFFVVYQFFMWFYSHKLSRILILNNLTFVSLTLYPFFGMMVYYETFSKKVFLMAVFLFLILLCIDIVKDTLTRSVDKTFGYITIPNYFKSRNTKIILISLLFITMGVSMKIITKTGVSGFMAYYFAGGLFVMILCIYLFLNSTRKSNFLTLNILRLWVFVGIIAMLLNGIEHKL
- a CDS encoding DUF4920 domain-containing protein produces the protein MKFKAILFAVAVSASTLAFAQETSQKKFSPPAGNALLGDIYGAGVAANTESKAITVDKLGKKLKKENKKLENVAIKGKVTDVCEKKGCWLTIQTEDNSQFFVKMKDYAFFVPTALKGKNVVLEGNAERKVISVDEQKHYAEDAKKPQSEIDAITQPKEEIRFLASGIKVVN